Within Hydrogenophaga sp. PAMC20947, the genomic segment CCGAGCAGCGACACCATGAAGCCACCGATGATGGCGGTGTAAATACCTTGCTCAGGTCGCGCGCCCGAGGCAATCGCAAAGGCCATGGCCAGCGGCAGCGCCACCACGCCGACGATGACGCCGGCCACCACGTTGGGAAGCAACCGGCCCTTGCCGAACTGGCCAGAGCGTTTGGCCTCCAGGATGGTGATCACCCGTATTCCTTGACCCTGCGTGCCGCTCGCAGCACGTCGTGCAGATCGGCTTCAATGCCCAACCAGGCACCTGGCGCCATGGACGCCGGGCGCACCAGGTGCTGGGGCAGCCGCGCGTCGATGGCCGTGTCCTTGCGCGCGAAGACAATGGAGTTGCCGCATTCGCGCGTACTCACCACGAGTGCGTTGCCGTCAAAGGCCAAGGCAATCCGTTCCATGAACACGCCGTAGTAGATGTCCAGCTCGTGCAGGTTGCACAACACCACGCCGCCGTGGCGCAGCAGGCGTTGGCAGTGGTGGTAGAAGCTCTGGGTCCCCAGGGCTGGCGCCATCTGCTCGGCCTCGAAGCCGTCGACCAGGATCACGTTGAATCGCTGATCGTCAACCACCGCCACAAAGTCAGCACCGTCGGCCCAGACCACGCGGAAGCCCGACTGATCGGACGGGATTTCAAACTGATCGCGCAAGGCGATCACCTCAGGGTCGATCTCTACTACTGTGATGTCAGATCCCGGCAGGTGCTGATGGCAGAACTTGGGCAGCGAACCGCCGCCCAGCCCGATCATCAGGATGTGCTGTGGTTGTGGCTGAAACAGCAAGAAGGCCATCATCAGGCGCGTGTAACTCAACACCAGCCGGTCGGGGTCGCGCAGATCCATCGCACTTTGGATGTCGGTTGTGCCAAAACGCAGCTTGCGTTTGAAGCGCACGTGATCCACCCGCGCGCCGTTGTTGAGCAAACCGGCCTCGCGTCCAGCGGTGGCGCTGGAATTGGTGCTTGATGCAGTCATGTCGTCAAGGGTTCGGCCGGTTGTGGTTTTGGTTATGGGAAGGCGGTTGGTTCGGTCACACAGTCCAGTCCGTACTCTGGGTTGAGCACACAGGCCCGCCGCACCGCTTCAAGATCCGCCGCACCGAAACACACGGCGTCGAACCATTGCATGGCGCGCATGAAGGCCGGCAAGGCGCAGGCGCAGTCACCAAACCGGTGTTCAAACGCCTGCATATCGGCATGCTCATGGCTGTCATCCAGACAGGGCGAGGACCAACGCACAAAGCCGTTGTCTTGGAAGGCCATGGCAACTGGCCAGTTTCGGGTTTCGCCCATTGGCTGGAATGTGATCACCGCTTGCACGTTTGTGCGTGACCTCTGGCCGCGTTGCAATGCTTTCATAACCTTCACCCTTTCTCAGTCTGGCGCAGCCAATCGCTGATGTCCTGCCACAGCGGTGGCGCTGCCACCGCGCTGAGCACCAGCGCCAGGGGCAGCGTGGCGACGAACCCCACGTGTTTGAACGCCAGCGCGCCCACCAGCCCGCCGGTGAAGAACAGACCGAGGATGGTGGAGTGAATCGCCAGCTTGTCGCGGTCGGCCCGCACGAAATGCACTGCATTGGCCTCGTGCGTGCGGTTCCAGTAGAAGAGCCGACCCAGTTCGATGCCCAGGTCGGTCACGATACCAGTCATGTGCGTGGTGCGGATCACGGCATTGGAAATCTTGGTCACGATGGCGTTTTGCAGTCCCATGATGAAGCTCAGGACCAGCACCGTGGCTGGAAGAAAGATATCGATCAAGGCGTTCAGGTTGGCACCCAGCAGACCGAAAAGCAGCAACAGAACCGCCTCGAGCATCAACGAGAAGGCGTACTCGCTGTGCAGGTTCCGCCGCCGGGCCCAGTTCACCAGCACGGCCGTGGTGGCGGCCCCCGAAGTGAACGCCAGCAGTGCGGCCAGGCCTGCTGCACCCAGATAGAAGTTGCCCAGTACCAGGTTGTCTGCCAGCTCTGAGACGATGCCCGTCATGTGCGAGGTGTAGCGGTGGATGGCCAGGAATCCACCCGCATTGGCCGCGCCAGCCACGAACGCCAGCAGACCCCCGAGCTGGCGGTTCGCTCTGCGTGTGCGCACCTTGTGGGTCAGGCTCTGGATCATGGTGGCGGGGTTGTGAGCTTGTGTCACATCTTTAATGCGACTACAGTATGCATTCAACACACATACAATTGCAATAATATTATCATGTCATTGTCACAGCTTGAACAGTCTCTAAAGTCTCAGCGAGCCCGCCCCCGTTGTGTGCGCGTCAACTTGCGGCTCTGGTATGCATTGACGTCGGCCAATCTCGTTGCGCAGCGAGAGGCGCCCATGAGCGACCCGGAACTGACCGGACTGCGCTTGCCCTACTTGGGTGATGTTCTGTTGGTGCTGGACCCGGACCTTCAATCAGCAGCCTTTGCGATCGAAGAAGGTGTGCCAGTTCAAGTGCCCCCAGCGTCACAACTGGTGGAGACGCAACCGGCGCCCAGGACACCGTTGCCAGTCAAGCGCCCGGATTCGGTTTTTGAAGGACGCTGGATGGGACGCTACTGAATGCCAAACCCGCCTGAGGTGGTCATCACATTTACATAGAATGCACACATGGAGTTAAAAACCGCCCGCCTGACCGTCCTGATTGACCCGGCCAAGAAAAAAGCCCTTGAAAGCCTGTGTGCGCGTCAGGACGTCACCCCGTCCCAAGTGGTGCGGCGCTTGATCCGCGACTACCTCGCCAGCCACGGCGAGGGCTTCATTCCGAGTGGCATCTCTCAGCAAGCGGACGCTGATAGCAGTGAGGCGCCAGTCTGAGGTCGGACGTAAAACAGCAAACCTGTCATCGGGCCAGCGAGACCCCATATACCTCGGATGGCAGCTTTCAGAGACAACGCGTGAGATCACGGTTCGCCCGCTGCTTCCGGTAATCGCTGCATGCAAGTCATTGCCTTGGGCCGGTTGATTGGCAGCAACAGGTTGAAATAGGACGGCCATCACCCACCGGGCCACACTTGGCTGGTCCTCACGCAAAGTCAGCCTGGGGAGCGTTTTCTAAATCGCTGACTTCACTGGAAGCATTGGACAATTCGAAGCGTTGGCCTGCACTTCTAGCCGAACTCCGCCTGCGTGTCCCTGGCGAAAGCCAGGGCAGCCCGTATCTATCCATGTAGCGGCCCGAGTTGATGTGTTCTCGCAGCAGAGACTGCAAGATCGGGCTGCACCGACAAGCGCTTGCGCGGCCGACGGCCGTCCAAATTGGAGTTCGTCGACGCCAGCCATGCTGCCAAACGCAAAGTCGATGATCCGGGGAAAAGCCGCAATAGCTTCCCAATCTCCGGCGGCCCACTACCAACCGAGTCAAAGGCGCAGTCCGGTATGAGTCGGCGCCCATCAACTTGGATTGAAAAAAGCTGCCCTCCAGTCAGAAGCTGAAACAGCTGGATCGAAATCAAGGCACCACAGCGCTCAGGAAAGATCGAGGCCCTCTCAACGTCGTACCAAGCAGTTCCCGACAAAATAGATTTCAGCGCAACGGCTTCAAGTTCTGCCTTGTCTTGTTTGATTTCACGTGACTGCTCTGCACTCGTCATAGCCTATGGCGTTCAAGAGAAGTAGTTGCGGGGTTCCACGCAGGTGCATTCAGACAAAGCATGGCCGGTTCGAGCGATAACTTCGTTACAGGCCTCCACTGCGCCCGAGTCCCCAGATCGGGGGGGCTTCCTCGCGAAGCTCAAAAATCATCTCTGCTCAGACCAAGACAAACTCAGCTAGGCACCCGAATCACAGCCGAGTTTGTCAACAGAGTAAACCTGAAACCGGGCTTTCGGCCTGCGGGGCCACAGACCTTTCGGAAGGCTGCTTCGGTGGACAACCCGTGCCATGAGCGTCCACTTACCGTAGACGCCAACCGCTGCATGGCTGTCCCCGAAGACCGCCCCTTCAGGCTGGCCGCAAGCGTTGGGTGTCTGAAATCCGTTCCCCGAAAGGTCGCAAACACGTGCAGCAACGACCATTTCCCGGTGTCGTCTGCGGGTGCAAAAGCAGTTTTAACCGCACGTTTTCGCACTGTGAGAAGGCTGCGACAGACTCTATTGTTTATGTACAGATGTGCGATAGACACTATTGCATGTACTCAACATCACCACGAGCTGTTGCATGTTGGTAACCCACTTGTAACTTGTTTCACAGATAATTGAAACCAAATTACAAGACCGGGTCTGAGCGTCCGCTTTCTGCTCAGGCACATCCGCTGACAACACCCCTTCACAGACACGAGACAAACCACATGCCACAACGCGCCACCAAAATCGTCGCCACCCTGGGTCCCGCTTCGAGCGATCCCGCCATGCTGGAGGCGATGATCCGCGCCGGCGTCAATGTGGTTCGTCTGAATTTCTCCCACGGCAAAGCCCAGGACCACATTGACCGCGCCACCATGGTGCGGGAAGCGGCGCAGCGGGCCGGGGTTGAGGTGGGCGTGATGGCCGATTTGCAAGGCCCCAAGATCCGCGTGGGCAAGTTTGCCGACGGCAAAGTGATGCTGGAGCCGGGTCAGCCGTTTGTGCTCGATGCCTCGCGCACCGAGCCGGGAGACATCGACGGTGTGGGGCTGGACTACAAAGAGCTGCCGCGCGATGTGAAAGCTGGTGACACCCTGCTGCTCAACGACGGTCTGATCGTGATGACGGTGGTCAAGGTGGTGGGCCCTGCGGTGCACACCACCGTGAAGCTGGGCGGCGAGCTGTCCAACAACAAGGGCATCAACAAGCAGGGCGGTGGACTGACCGCGCCCGCGTTGACCGCCAAAGACATGGATGACATCAAGACGGCGATGGCCCTGAAGGCCGACTACGTGGCGGTGAGCTTTCCGAAAAACGCCACCGACATGGAGCTGGCCCGCCAGCTGTGCAATGTGGCCGGCGCCGAGATGGGGCACAAGCCTGCCCTGATCGCCAAGATCGAGCGCGCCGAAGCCATCCCCGAGCTGGCGAACATCCTGAGGGTGTCCGACGGCATCATGGTCGCGCGTGGCGACCTGGCCGTGGAAGTGGGCAATGCCCAGGTGCCTGGCCTGCAAAAACACATGATCAAGCTGGCGCGCCAGATGGACAAGGTGGTCATCACCGCCACGCAAATGATGGAGTCGATGATCGTCAACCCGGTGCCCACCCGCGCCGAGGTGAGCGATGTGGCCAACGCCGTGCTGGATGGCACCGATGCCGTGATGCTCAGTGCCGAAACCGCTGCGGGCAAGTACCCCCTGGAAACGGTCATGGAAATGGCCAATATCTGCCAGGAAGCTGAAAAGACGGATTACGACCCGCTGGAAGACGACTTCCACGGTGCGACGTTCCAGCGCATCGACCAGGCCATTGCCATGGGCGCGCTGTTCACCGCCCACCACCTCAAGGCCAAGGCCATCGTGGCGCTGACCGAATCGGGTTCTTCGGCGCTCTGGATGAGCCGCCACAACGTGAACATGCCCATCTTTGCAATGACGTCGCGTCTCAGCGCGCAGCGCCGCATGACGCTGTACCGCAACGTGCGCCCCTTGCTCATGGACACCAGCGCCGACCGCGATACCGCCCTGGCACAGGCCGAAACCGATCTGAAAAAGCGCGGTGTGATTCAGACCGGCGACGTCTATGCGATCACCGTGGGCGAACCCATGGGCACGCCGGGTGGCACCAATACCTTGAAAATCTGCCGCGCGAGCTGAATTCGATCAGGGGTGGCGTGCGCAATAAAAGACATGAAGCCAGTCTGCGCTGCGCCCACTGAACCTTTGCCCAAGCCCGATCGCCGCCGCCAATGGCTGGCAGCGATCGGGCTGCTGCCTTTGCTGCAGGCCTGTTCCCCGCTGGGGCTGATCAATGCCCTCGTGCCCAACGGCAGTCACACGCTGATCGAGAGCCTGCCTTACGGCCTTCAGGAGCGCCAGCGCATGGATGTGTACCTGCCCAAGCCCGCCGTGCAGGGGGCACCGATGGCGGTGTTCTTCTACGGTGGCTCCTGGAACAGCGGCGAGCGGGCCGATTACAAATTTGTGGGTGAAGCGTTGGCGGCGCAGGGCATCGTGACCGTGGTGGCCGACTACCGCCTCAGCCCGGAAGTGCGCTACCCGGTGTTTTTGCAAGACAGCGCCGAAGCGGTGAAGCGAGCGCTGGACAGCGTTGGAGCGTGGGGCGTATCGCCCCAGCGCGTGTTCCTCATGGGGCACAGTGCGGGGGCTTACAACGCTGCCATGCTGGCGCTCGACGCCCGGTGGCTGCAGGAGGCAGGCGCCAGCCGCGAGCAGATCGCCGGCTGGATCGGCCTGGCCGGCCCCTACGATTTTTTGCCCATCCGCGCGCCCGATGTGCAAGAGGCCTTTGCATGGCCCGACACGCCGCTCGATTCCCAACCCCTGTTCCACGCACGCCGCCCGGACGCTGCCGCTCCACCCCGGGTGCTGCTGATCGCGGCCCGCAAGGACAATCTTGTCAACCCTGAGCGCAACACGCTGGGCCTTGCCCAAGCGCTGTCCGAACGGGGACAAACGGTGAGGGTCGAGCTGTTTGATGGGGTGAGTCACACCACGCTGATGGGTGCCATGGCCGCACCGCTCAGGGGCCTGGCGCCGGTGCTGGACACGGTGCGTCAATTCCTGGTGACCACGCCATCGTAAAATCTGAAGTTACCAAGCGGTTACCAAAAATGGTCCTGCTCCTTTTGTGAGCGCCGCCAGTGAGGCCCAACAAGGCTTTGCGCCCAGTTTTAAGCAACTTCAGGAGTCTTCCCATGGCACTCGTCTCAATGCGCGAACTGCTCGACCATGCTGCCGCCAACGGCTACGGCATTCCAGCGTTCAACGTCAACAACCTCGAACAGGTCCAGGCCATCATGTCGGCCGCTGATGAAGTGGGCGCCCCGGTGATCCTGCAGGCCAGCGCAGGCGCCCGCAAGTACGCGGGTGAGCCCTTCATCAAGCATTTGATCCTCGCGGCGGCCGAAATGTATCCGCACATCCCGCTGGTCATGCACCAGGACCATGGCACCTCGCCCAAGATCTGTCAGGGCGCGCTGGATCTGGGCTTTGGCTCGGTGATGATGGACGGTTCGCTGATGGACGACGGCAAAACGCCTTCCAGCTTCGACTACAACGTTGAAGTGACCCGCAAGGTGGTGGAGATGGCCCACAAGGTCGGCGCCACAGTCGAAGGCGAGTTGGGTTGCCTGGGCAACCTGGAGACCGGCGAAGCGGGCGAAGAAGACGGTGTGGGCGCGGTGGGCAAGCTGGACCACGCCCAGATGCTGACCGACCCCGAAGAGGCCGCCACCTTTGTGAAAGCCACCCAGCTCGATGCCCTGGCCATCGCCATTGGCACCAGCCACGGCGCTTACAAATTCACCCGCAAGCCCACCGGCGACATCCTGGCGATCAGCCGCGTGAAAGAAATCCACGCCCGCTTGCCCAACACCCACCTCGTGATGCACGGCTCCAGCAGCGTGCCGCAGGACCTTCTGGCCATCATCAACCAGTACGGTGGCCAGATGAAACAAACCTATGGCGTGCCGATCGAAGAGATTCAGGAAGCCATCAAGCACGGCGTGCGCAAGATCAACATCGACACCGACATCCGCCTGGCCATGACCGGCGCGGTGCGCAAATTCCTGGCAGAGAACCCCGACAAGTTCGATGCCCGCGAATGGCTCAAGCCCGCGCGCGAAGCCGCCAAGCAGGTGGCCAAGCAGCGCTACATGGAATTTGGCTGCGAAGGCCAGGCCGCCAAGATCAAGGGCGACACGCTGACCGTGATGGCTGCGCGCTACGCCAAGGGCGAGCTCGCCCAGCAAGTGGTCTGATCGAAAAGATCTTCGGCCTTGCCCAAGCCGCCCTGAGGGGCGGTTTTTTTTGTCCCGACAGGGTGGTCGAATGCCGGGACGGTTGGGAGGGCCGGTTGTTCATGCCATGATGCGCAGCACATGTTCAAACTGCATCTGATCTGGCGCCGACTCGACGGCAAACTCTGGTTTCGGCCTACGTTCTGGAGCGTGGCCGCCGTGGCGGTGGCCTTGATGGCGGCGTTGGCCAACCGCTGGCCGTTGCCTGCAGGCCTGCCCAACATCGGGCAGTCTGCGCTGGAAGGCCTGCTCACCATCATTGCATCGAGCATGCTGACGGTGAGCACGTTTTCGCTGTCCATTCTGGTCAGCGCATTTGCCTCGGCGGCTTCCAGCGCCACCCCGCGCGCCACCCGTCTGGTCATGGCCGACGACAGCGCCCAGCATGCGATCTCGGCGTTCATCGCCTCGTTCATCTTTGCCATGGTGGCCCTCACCGCCCTGGGCCTCGGTTATTACGGCGACACCGGCCGGTTTGTGTTGCTGGGCTTCACGATCTATGTGCTCGGCTACCTGATTCTGGCGTTGCTGCGCTGGATCGACACCCTGTCAAAGTTGGGCCGCATGAGCCACACCATCACCACGGTGGAAAAAGCGGCCTTGCCGCCTTTGCGCAATTGGCACCTGGCGCCTGCGCTCGGCGGGCGCGAAGACGCGCCGCTGGAGATGCCCTCGGGTGTGCGTGTGCACGGTGAGCGTTCGGGATTCTTGCAGTACATCGATCTCGCCGCGCTGCAGCAGCAGGCTGCGGACCACGAAGCGCTGTTGCATGTGCGGGTGCGACCTGGGGATTACGTGGCACCGTCGAGCGTGCTGGCGGTGCTGGTGGGCCCCAATCCGCCCGATGCCAAGGCGCTGCAAGCCATGGGCCAAGCCTTTGTGGTGAGCCGCGACCGAACCGAGGAGCAGGACCCGCGCTTTGGCCTGGTGATCCTCAGCGAGATCGCGCAGCGGGCGTTGTCGCCCGCTGTGAACGACCCGGGCACGGCGGTGCTGGTGGTGGGTGTGTTGACCCGCTTGTTGATCGATGGCACGCATGATCTGGCCGGTGAATCCAAGCCCGATGTGCGGTATGACCGCATCACCGTGGTCCCTGTGGACCCGGATGCGTTGTTGCGCGATGTGTTTGAGCCCATTGCCCGAGACGGCGCCCACATGCTGGAAGTGGGGCTGGCGGTGCAGCGCGCCCTGGCGCTGATGGCGACCAATACCAAGGAGCCGCTGAGCGCGGCCGCGCGAATAGAAGCCGAGCGGGCCATGGACCACGCGCAGCACGGTTTGAGGCTGGAGCGCGAGCGGGAGACCCTGTCCCGCTGGACCTTGCGGCCCGGCGCCTGAGCCTGTGCCGGGGGCAAAACAGGGGCCCGGAGCGACCTGCGATAATCTCCCGGAATGGTTCAAGCCCGTTGACTGTTCGTCACACGGGCTTTTTTCTTGCCCGTCCCTCTTTCTGCGCCGACGACCATGACTACCGCCCTGCACACATCCACTCTGAATTCCCTGCCGCTGCTTGCGCGTGGCAAGGTGCGCGACAACTATGCCGTGGGCAACGACCGCATCCTGATGGTGGCGTCTGACCGCATCAGTGCCTTTGACGTGATCATGGGCGAGCCCATCCCGGGCAAGGGCGCGCTGCTCACGCGCCTGTCGCTGTTCTGGTTTGACAAGCTGGGCCCGAATGGCCTGAATATTTGCCCAATTCACCTCACGGGCGATGCGCCCGAGAGCGTGGTGAGCGCAGATGAAGTGTCCCAGGTGGTCGACCGCTCGATGCTGGTGCAGCGCCTGAAGCCGATTCCAGTGGAGGCGGTGGTGCGCGGGTACCTGGCCGGTAGCGGCTGGAAGGAATACCAGGCGAGCCGATCGGTGTGTGGCGTGCCGCTGCCCGAAGGGCTGCAGAACGCGTCCAAACTGCCCGAGCCGATTTACACCCCCGCCGCCAAGGCCGAAATGGGCGAGCACGACGAGAACATTACTTTCGAGGAAACGGTGGCGATGGTGGGTGCCGACGTGGCGGGCCAGATCCGCGATCTGGCACTGGCCCTGTACAAGGCCGCTGCCGACATGGCGCTCGAGAAGGGCATCATCATCGCGGACACCAAGTTTGAGTTTGGCCTGGACCCTGCCGGTCAGGTGGTGCTGATGGACGAAGTGCTCACGCCCGACAGCTCACGCTACTGGCCCGCTGAGAGCTATGTGGTTGGCGAAAACCCGCCCAGCTACGACAAGCAGTTCCTGCGCGACTGGCTGGAAGCCGCCCAGGTGAGCGGCAAACCCTGGGACAAATCCCCACCGGCGCCCCGCTTGCCCAAAGCGGTGATCGAAAAGACCTCGGCCAAGTACCAGGAAGCGCTGACACGGCTGATGGGCTGAGTGCCCTGCTGGTGCTCCCCATGAAAAAAGCCCGGCGTGACCGGGCTTTTTTCATGGGGCTGGGCTCACGCTCTGGCGTTGTAGCCGATTTCGTGGCGGTCGGCGGCGGCAAACATGTCGGCCGCAGAACCGGCATCGATGCGCATCATGTCGCGGGCGAGGGCGCGCAGTTTTTCGGCTTCCTGGCGGTTGGCCGGCAAGGGGCGGTCCGATGGCGTGCGCACAGGGTTGCCGGAGGACCGGATGCTGTTCAGGCCCTTCTGGAACCAGTGGCTGAAGGGGTTGGCGGGTGTGAGGGGGAGCGTGATCACGCTGGCGGTCGACATCGGGTTTCCTTGGAACATTTGTTTGGGTTGACCCCTGAATACTAGGGTAAACCCTAGTTCTTGTCCGATTGATCCGACGAAGGGTGGTTTGAGCGCTTCAGCGTCACCACAAGCTCACGGCTGGATACCGTCGGCGAAACCGCCCGCCAAGGTCTGGCGCAGGTAGGCTACGAAGGCGCTGACCGCCCGCGGCACGTGGGCCGAATAGGGGCGGATGGCGTAGAGGTGCTCGGCGAAAGCGCCGACCGGCTTCCATCCAGGAAGCACCTGGATCAGCTTGCCCGCCTGCAGGCTGTCCTGGGCGGTGAAGTCGGGCAGCAGGGCGATGCCCAGGCCGCTCAGCGCAGCGTCGCGCAGGGCCTCGCTGTTGTTGGCGGCCAGCGATCCCGATACCTGTACGGTGGTTCGTTCGGTCGCCGGTTTTTCGTGCATCGGCTCCAGCGTCCAGGCGGGGGTGTCCTGGGAGCGGGGGTAGTGCAGGCAGTTGTGGGCGACCAGATCGGCGGGCGTTTGCGGCGTGCCGTGGCGGCGCAGATAGGCGCGGCTGGCCACCAGCACGGAGCACGTTGCGCAGAGCGTCCAGGCCACATGGGTGTCGGGTGGGGTGGCTGTGTGGCGGATGGCCAGGTCAAAACCCTCGGTGGCCAGTGAAGCCAGATGGTCGGACATATTCAGCTCCAGCCGTACCTCGGGGTACTCGCGCAGGAAATCGCCGAGCCGGGGCACCAGCTGCTGGCGAGCGAAGGCCACCGGCGCCGTCACGCGCAACAGGCCGCGGGGAGCGCCAGCAAGGTCGCGCACCCGCGAGAACGACTGGGCAATGTGTTCGAAGGAAGCGCGGGTGTCGTCCACCAGCCGTTGGCCGGCTTCGGTCAGCCGCACGCTGCGGGTGGTGCGCTGTACGAGGGGCACGCCCGCCATGCGCTCGAGCTCGGCGATGCGCTGGCTCACGGCCGCCTTGCTCACACCCAGGCGCGCCGCCGCCGCGGTGTAGCTGCCTTGCTGGGCCAGCACGCCGAGCCAGTGGAAATGGCCCCAGAGTCCCTGGATGTTTTGCTCGTTCATGGTTCTATTGTTCACTATATTGAACAATCAATTCAGCAGGAATGGGTTGTTTCAATGGTGCACTCTTCCTACACTGGACCCTGCGGCGCATTGCAGCCCCCATTTTTCGAACACCTCAGAGGCACACCCCATGACCGTTAAAGCCATCAACCACTTCATCGCAGGCGCACCCGCTGCCGGCACCTCTTCCCGCGCTCAGGAGGTGTTCAATCCAGCCACTGGCGCCGTCACCGGCCGCGTGGCCCTGGCCAATGTGGCCGATGTGGCCACCGCTGTGGCCGCCGCGCAGGCGGCCTTTCCCGCCTGGTCTGACACGCCCCCCATCCGACGCGCCCGGGTGATGTTCAAGTTTCTGGAGCTGGTGAACCAGCACAAAGACAAACTGGCTCACCTGATCACCGCCGAACACGGCAAGGTGTTCACCGATGCACAAGGCGAAGTAGCGCGTGGCATCGACATCATCGAATTCTCGTGCGGCATGCCGCAGTTGCTCAAGGGCGATTTTTCCGACCAGGTCAGCACCGGCATGGACAACTGGACACTGCGCCAGCCATTGGGTGTGGTGGCCGGTATCACCCCCTTCAATTTTCCCGTGATGGTGCCCATGTGGATGTTCCCGGTGGCCATTGCTGCGGGCAACACCTTCATCCTGAAGCCCAGTCCGACCGACCCGAGCGCCAGCCTGTTCATGGCTGAACTGTTCAAGCAGGCCGGTCTGCCCGACGGTGTCTTCAATGTGGTCCAGGGCGACAAAGAAGCGGTGGATGCGCTGCTGGTGCACCCCGATGTCAAAGCCATCAGCTTCGTGGGATCCACACCGATCGCCAATTACATCTATGAGACCGGCGCCCACCACGGCAAGCGTGTGCAGGCCCTGGGTGGCGCCAAGAATCACATGGTGGTGATGCCCGACGCCGATCTGGATCAGGCGGTGGACGCCCTGATCGGCGCGGCCTACGGCTCGGCCGGCGAGCGCTGCATGGCCATCTCGGTGGCGGTGCTGGTGGGCGACGTGGCCGACAAGATCATGCCCAAGCTGATCGAACGCACGAAGGCGCTGAAGGTGTTGAACGGCACCAATCTGGCGGCTGAAATGGGGCCCATCGTCACCGCTGCAGCGCACCAGCGCATCACCGGCTGCATCGAGGCGGGTGAGGCCGAAGGCGCGAAGATGTTGGTGGATGGCCGCCCGTTTGATGCCAAGCAGACGGGCGAGGGCTGCGAGGGTGGTTTCTGGATGGGCGGCACGTTGTTCGACCATGTGACGGCCGACATGAAGATCTACAAAGAAGAAATTTTTGGTCCAGTGCTGAGCTGTGTGCGCGCCAAAGACTTTGGCGAAGCGGTGCAACTGATCAACGACCACGAGTTCGGCAACGGCACCAGCTGCTTCACCCGCGACGGCCATGTGGCCCGTGAATTTGCGCGACGCATCCAGGTCGGCATGGTGGGCATCAACGTGCCGATTCCCGTGCCCATGGCCTGGCAGGGGTTCGGTGGATGGAAGAAGAGTCTGTTTGGCGACATGCACGCCTACGGCGAAGAGGGCGTGCGCTTCTACACCAAGCAAAAATCCATCATGCAACGCTGGCCCGAGAGCATTGAAAAG encodes:
- a CDS encoding phosphoribosylaminoimidazolesuccinocarboxamide synthase; this encodes MTTALHTSTLNSLPLLARGKVRDNYAVGNDRILMVASDRISAFDVIMGEPIPGKGALLTRLSLFWFDKLGPNGLNICPIHLTGDAPESVVSADEVSQVVDRSMLVQRLKPIPVEAVVRGYLAGSGWKEYQASRSVCGVPLPEGLQNASKLPEPIYTPAAKAEMGEHDENITFEETVAMVGADVAGQIRDLALALYKAAADMALEKGIIIADTKFEFGLDPAGQVVLMDEVLTPDSSRYWPAESYVVGENPPSYDKQFLRDWLEAAQVSGKPWDKSPPAPRLPKAVIEKTSAKYQEALTRLMG
- a CDS encoding LysR family transcriptional regulator → MNEQNIQGLWGHFHWLGVLAQQGSYTAAAARLGVSKAAVSQRIAELERMAGVPLVQRTTRSVRLTEAGQRLVDDTRASFEHIAQSFSRVRDLAGAPRGLLRVTAPVAFARQQLVPRLGDFLREYPEVRLELNMSDHLASLATEGFDLAIRHTATPPDTHVAWTLCATCSVLVASRAYLRRHGTPQTPADLVAHNCLHYPRSQDTPAWTLEPMHEKPATERTTVQVSGSLAANNSEALRDAALSGLGIALLPDFTAQDSLQAGKLIQVLPGWKPVGAFAEHLYAIRPYSAHVPRAVSAFVAYLRQTLAGGFADGIQP
- a CDS encoding CoA-acylating methylmalonate-semialdehyde dehydrogenase, which gives rise to MTVKAINHFIAGAPAAGTSSRAQEVFNPATGAVTGRVALANVADVATAVAAAQAAFPAWSDTPPIRRARVMFKFLELVNQHKDKLAHLITAEHGKVFTDAQGEVARGIDIIEFSCGMPQLLKGDFSDQVSTGMDNWTLRQPLGVVAGITPFNFPVMVPMWMFPVAIAAGNTFILKPSPTDPSASLFMAELFKQAGLPDGVFNVVQGDKEAVDALLVHPDVKAISFVGSTPIANYIYETGAHHGKRVQALGGAKNHMVVMPDADLDQAVDALIGAAYGSAGERCMAISVAVLVGDVADKIMPKLIERTKALKVLNGTNLAAEMGPIVTAAAHQRITGCIEAGEAEGAKMLVDGRPFDAKQTGEGCEGGFWMGGTLFDHVTADMKIYKEEIFGPVLSCVRAKDFGEAVQLINDHEFGNGTSCFTRDGHVAREFARRIQVGMVGINVPIPVPMAWQGFGGWKKSLFGDMHAYGEEGVRFYTKQKSIMQRWPESIEKGAEFVMPTAK